From a single Lolium rigidum isolate FL_2022 chromosome 7, APGP_CSIRO_Lrig_0.1, whole genome shotgun sequence genomic region:
- the LOC124677191 gene encoding uncharacterized protein LOC124677191 yields the protein MDSLSEESKLLYHMIMSETDEMYEAKFASYRARALAAAATATSKTRSTTTLGASREYCHAMSKQVRATSSPTSAQAISTIRSTAASTCAAAHTRVPAAASLDSSPPTTCSAECPGHDASVYAAAVALIPSTAPNSFATTGDVVLEVAASVSPDGDIIDCVHISHQPAFDHPLLKNHTLQLRPAYHPEGLYDDAKSSLASDNGDEKPMLQLWHQNGRCKEGTVPIRRTKKEDLFRASSMRRYGRKQHPAPNPMSVDLTMLNEGGHQHAIAYVEGDKYYGAKATINVWEPKIQQPNEFSLSQLWILGGSFGADLNSIEAGYQVSPDLYGDNNTRLFTYWTVSLTNSVAHGYQATGCYNILCSGFIQINSEIAMGASIFPISNLAGSQYDISILIWKDPKEGNWWMQFGKEYVLGYWPSFLFSYLADSASMIEWGGEVVNSEPDGAHTSTQMGSGRFPEEGFGKSSYFKNIQVVDSTNQLKAPKGVGTFTEQSNCYDVQNGNNGNWGTYFYYGGPGKNSNCP from the exons ATGGATTCACTCTCGGAAGAGTCCAAGCTTCTCTACCACATGATCATGTCCGAGACGGATGAGATGTACGAGGCCAAGTTCGCCTCCTACCGTGCTCGCGCCTTAGCAGCAGCGGCGACGGCTACATCAAAGACTCGCTCGACTACGACCCTTGGCGCCTCCCGCGAGTACTGCCATGCCATGAGCAAGCAAGTACGTGCGACCTCCTCTCCGACCTCTGCGCAAGCCATCTCCACCATCAGATCGACTGCGGCCTCGACATGCGCGGCGGCTCACACACGCGTTCCAGCAGCGGCCTCGTTGGATTCTTCGCCGCCCACTACCTGCTCGGCGGAATGCCCAGGCCACGACGCCTCTGTATATGCAGCAGCAGTTGCACTCATCCCGTCCACAGCACCCAACTCGTTTGCAACCACTGGCGACGTTGTCCTCGAGGTTGCTGCATCTGTG AGTCCAGATGGAGACATCATCGACTGCGTGCACATCTCACACCAACCGGCCTTCGATCATCCTCTTCTCAAGAACCACACTCTCCAG TTGAGACCGGCCTACCACCCAGAAGGCTTGTATGATGATGCTAAGAGCAGCCTGGCCTCCGACAACGGTGACGAGAAGCCGATGCTCCAGCTGTGGCATCAGAACGGCAGGTGCAAGGAGGGCACTGTCCCAATCAGGAGAACAAAGAAGGAGGACCTGTTCCGAGCGAGCTCCATGCGGCGGTACGGCAGGAAACAGCATCCCGCCCCGAACCCGATGTCCGTTGATCTTACGATGCTCAACGAGGGTGGCCACCAA CACGCAATAGCGTACGTCGAGGGGGACAAGTACTATGGTGCAAAGGCCACCATTAATGTGTGGGAGCCCAAAATACAGCAGCCTAACGAGTTCAGTCTATCCCAGCTATGGATCTTGGGGGGATCATTCGGGGCGGACCTCAACAGCATCGAGGCCGGGT ATCAGGTTAGCCCTGACCTCTATGGAGACAACAACACTAGGCTGTTCACATACTGGACCGTAAGCCTCACAAACTCAGTTGCTCATGGTTAT CAAGCAACTGGGTGCTACAACATATTGTGTTCAGGGTTCATTCAGATCAACAGCGAGATTGCCATGGGGGCGAGCATCTTCCCGATCTCCAACCTTGCTGGCTCACAGTATGATATCAGTATACTAATCTGGAAG GACCCAAAGGAAGGGAACTGGTGGATGCAGTTTGGCAAGGAATATGTCCTCGGCTACTGGccatccttcctcttctcataccTTGCTGACAGCGCGTCGATGATCGAGTGGGGCGGGGAGGTGGTAAACTCGGAGCCCGATGGCGCGCACACCTCGACACAGATGGGCAGTGGGCGGTTCCCCGAGGAAGGGTTCGGCAAGTCGAGCTACTTCAAGAACATCCAGGTGGTGGACAGCACAAACCAGCTCAAGGCACCCAAGGGAGTGGGCACGTTCACCGAGCAGTCCAACTGCTACGACGTGCAGAACGGCAACAATGGCAACTGGGGCACCTACTTCTACTACGGCGGCCCAGGGAAGAACTCCAATTGCCCGTGA